A genomic stretch from Papio anubis isolate 15944 chromosome 18, Panubis1.0, whole genome shotgun sequence includes:
- the ZNF597 gene encoding zinc finger protein 597 — protein MASMPPTPEAQGPILFEDLAVYFSQEECVTLHPAQMSLSRDATKECLEDAALMGEEGKPEINQQLSLESMELDELALEKYPIAAPLVPYPEKFSEDGVGNPEGKILSGTPTCKRRVISLLVTIENHTPLVELSEYLGTNTLSEILDSSWEGAKNVYKCPECDQNFSDHSYLVLHQKVHSGEKKHKCGDCGKIFNHRANLRTHRRIHTGEKPYKCAKCSASFRQHSHLSRHMNSHVKEKPYTCSICGRGFMWLPGLAQHQKSHSAEKAYESTNRDKHFNEKPNLALPEETFISGPQYQHTKCLKSFRQSSYPALSEKSHDEDFERCSDDGDNFFSFSKFKPLQCPDCDMTFPCFSELISHQNIHTEERPYTCKTCEKSFALDSELACHQKSHMVEETFKCTVCGKSFRSNLHLITHKRTHIKNTT, from the exons ATGGCGTCCATGCCCCCGACTCCCGAGGCCCAG GGACCAATACTCTTTGAGGATCTGGCAGTGTATTTTTCTCAAGAGGAGTGTGTGACTCTGCACCCTGCCCAGATGTCCCTCAGTAGAGATGCTACAAAGGAGTGTTTGGAGGATGCGGCCTTGATGG GAGAGGAAGGCAAGCCAGAGATTAATCAGCAGTTAAGCCTAGAGTCTATGGAACTTGACGAGCTTGCCCTAGAAAAGTACCCCATTGCTGCACCCCTTGTCCCTTACCCAGAAAAATTCTCTGAGGATGGAGTTGGAAACCCTGAAgggaaaatattaagtggaacTCCCACTTGCAAGAGAAGGGTCATCAGCCTTTTAGTTACCATTGAAAACCACACCCCGTTAGTAGAACTCTCTGAATATTTAGGAACCAACACACTTTCTGAAATTCTTGATTCTTCCTGGGAAGGAGCCAAAAATGTGTATAAATGTCCTGAGTGTGACCAAAACTTCAGCGATCATTCATACCTGGTTTTGCATCAGAAAGTTCATTCAGgagagaaaaaacataaatgtgGTGACTGTGGGAAGATCTTCAATCATAGAGCCAACCTGAGGACACACAGGAGAATCcatactggtgagaaaccttATAAGTGTGCCAAGTGCAGTGCCAGCTTCCGCCAGCACTCGCATCTGTCCCGACACATGAATAGCCATGTAAAGGAGAAGCCCTATACATGTAGCATATGTGGTAGAGGTTTTATGTGGCTCCCAGGATTGGCACAGCATCAGAAAAGCCACAGTGCTGAAAAAGCTTACGAATCTACTAACCgtgataaacattttaatgagAAACCAAATCTTGCTTTGCCTGAGGAAACATTCATATCAGGCCCCCAGTACCAGCACACGAAGTGCTTGAAGAGCTTCAGGCAGTCCTCATATCCTGCCCTTTCTGAGAAGAGCCACGACGAGGACTTTGAACGCTGCAGCGATGATGGGGACAATTTCTTCTCATTCTCAAAATTCAAGCCCTTGCAATGTCCTGACTGTGACATGACCTTTCCTTGTTTCTCTGAGCTTATTTCCCATCAGAACATTCATACAGAGGAAAGGCCCTATACATGCAAAACATGCGAGAAAAGTTTTGCTTTGGACTCAGAACTTGCATGCCACCAGAAGAGCCACATGGTAGAGGAAACTTTTAAATGTACTGTGTGTGGGAAAAGTTTCAGGTCAAATTTGCATCTCATTACTCATAAGCGAACTCACATAAAAAACACCACATAA